The Populus nigra chromosome 4, ddPopNigr1.1, whole genome shotgun sequence genome contains the following window.
GGGATTGTAAGTAGTGAAAACTGTTACCTTCACTGGCATTTTCATCAGCGCTTGGCACAATGGGGTGGCCATgctcttcttctgtttcttcttctggCTTTTCTTGTTTGGGAGTTACGGGATGATCTACATGATCAGTCGGAGGGGTTTCGGGATCTTTTGACTGTTGGTTCAGGCTGGATTCGTGGAGATCCGGACCTGGATGGTTGTGATTTGAGGTGTAAGTAATGATGAGTACTGAAGCATCTGTCCTGCATCTCTCCACTTGTTTCTTGGCTGAACAGCCCTTTGATGTACTGCACCTGTAATAGCCCCTGCATGGCATGAAAACCAGTGACTGCTGATAAGTACTCTTGTTTTGTACAGGGAAAATAATCATGGAGAAATTACAGTGATAGAAAAGGCAGTCTTTTGGAACTTTTAGACAAAATCCAGTGGAtccagggggggggggggggggggaattcaCTTTCTAACTCCCAAAGTGTCAGCTGATAAAGTAACATTAGAAAAAAAGTATGATCTACTGCaattttaaggggaaaaaaagagttaGACCATGAATTAAGATAcatagagaagagaaaagagactTGATCCAAAATGAAAGAAGATGATAAACCTTGGATGAGGAGATCCTTTAATAGGCTTTTGCCCATATTTCCTCCAAGACCAGAAATCAGAAGGTGGCCCTTCATTCTTTGATTTCCCAGCATTTTTTCCAATCCTCACTCTAACAACAGTCTTCTCAACCACCTTCCTACAAAATGAACTCGATGTTTTAAGAATGATTTTGGGCACATAAAGGAGAAGACTTGGCAGAAACATGCCTCTCAATCAACTAGCTAGCTTTTCAAAATGAAACTATACTTAACAAGaatgtaaaagaaaacaaaagcaagaaaaatgagCACCAACCTACCTTCTTTTGGATGTCTGGATTTCTTGGGTGTGCTCTGAAACATTAGAGTCCAATTTTCTAGATGGAGAACCATCCATGACTCAGTTTTTCTGCTATGCTGCTTCTAACTAGGTTATGCCAAGAAAAAAATGCCTTGATGAAAGACAGAATTGCTCTGAATATTAACCTCGAGAAGttagtgaaaaagaaaataagaagatcAAGATCATACTCTAACCCAAttgattgagagagagagagagagagagagagagagagagagggagggagggagctGGCAATAGATGACAAGAACCTCAAGTTGCTTTTTCTCAGTTTTCTTTTCACACATTCAATACAAACAACCATGCATTTATCAGCACTACCCGCAGCTTGCAATAAAATAAATCCACCCACACAGCTGCACACATAAATGTGAAGATAGGTGCCTCATATGGGAAAAAATATTCTggccccctccctccctccctcccctcGATTGGCTGGAAGAAGAGTGGGGCCCTCCTCTATGTCCATACACATTCTGGAGCTGCCATGTGGAAATTATTATGGTCCGCATGCCATGTAAGAAACTCgcgacttcttcttcttcttcttctgtttttttttttattgtgggtGCAGAGTCAGACACATTTTGGAaaacttcaaaacataaaaagatgcAATGCATTTGGTTATTAATGGATATGGTAAGGTGACAAGTCATTGCACCATGTTTCCAACAAGCAACCTTCCTTGGTTAACCAcattaatatatacatatacggattttattttttttgaaaaattgcaTAGCTCGCTAAAAGTTACAAGAACATATTGAATGCACAGTTCGAATACAACcatattttagaatattatttttatacacaTTTATTATTTGGAATAATAGTCttgtttcaaaacatttttttacacaactgttatttaaataatagttatttaatgaatgtttcaaaatatcttcttttgcaaattaattaacctcaacaaaaattaattaaatattttatgaaaatccaataattaaaagataggATTGAAGATCCAATagctaagaaaaaataaaaagagaaaatgtgATGTGGtaggagagagaaataaaagggaaaaaaaaacgaatgaGTCACCATGAATATACTATGACTTTGTTTTTAACACATCTGGTACCGTTAGAAAGATATTAACAAAATGATTCTAACTATAACTTGAAAGGACACTAAAAAGGGTCATAATTAACCctaaattaactctaaaaaaactcataataaattacaaatatgTTTGGTAGTATTTCAAGGTGTGGTTAGAATCATCACAATAAGGTTTTTCTAACAATACTAAGTGTGTTGAAAATAGAGTTTTATTGTGTTATTGATGACTCTTTCTTCTTAACTATtggattttaagttttatttctgAATTATTTAATCTTCATAAATTTAAGATGGTTTTCAAAACaacaattattttcaataacaactgTGTTTCACGCTATTTCTAATGGTGATTATGTTCAAACGGTGTTATTTCctctatattttttctcttttatgacATATATACATGGTGAGATCATATAACCACGATAAGTCTAATTTAAGAAAGGTTTTTCTAATTATGCCCAAGCAGGGTGCCCTACGCCCAGTTTGTGATAAGTATTGAGATGAGGTGACGGGCAATCTTTATTTAGAAAGATGGAAGTTAATGTCCACCTAAGATGGCTGCCGGACATGACACCCGCCACCCCATGTGGGCTGGGGGCCTGAGAAACAAGCTTTAGATGAAAGCAAGCACAAACAGTCAGCCATTAACATCTGTTCTGATTTCACTGTAGGAACTTGAACCACTGAGATAAGAATGACGACatagttgatgttttttttttattattatttctcactgattaaaaattataaaatggggGCACATATGGAGCACAGCTGCCGGCTGCCGGCCGCCAGCTAACCAACCAATCCATAGTCCAAAAGATCTAAACAAGGAAAAGGGTGGAGCCCTTTTGAGTAACCGCAGGTGGACAAATAAGCCAATGAAATACAGCTAACAAACAAAGACGTCATCTCTATCTTGTGGTAGCCACTGGTAGTAAAACATCAATGGTACATTTAGACAATAAAATTGTCTTAATACTAAAATAACTGGGACGGTTTCACAGTAAAGCTGTTCcccaacttctttttttattttcttttaattttatcccaattttttttgttgaatctttttataaactaatttattgagataaagttttaaattgtagtgaaaaatataattttaaaaaaactataatataaaacacaaagaaaatatatgataaatctTAAACTTTTTAGAATCTTGATTATGAACaaagagtttattttatttattttttaatttttgagattgagaaatagaagagaaagttgttagaaaaaaaaaagaaaattattatttaatcatatttctatcgtaaaaaaaaattattcattataTTAACTAGTTATATTCAATAATGAGAGTTTTATTgagatgtttattttttctttatcttactgaaaaaaataaatcatagttgataaatgatttttttatttgatttgactttgtatttttatttgaattgatatattagtttattaacattataaagatatttattaAGTAATTTTAGTGTCCGTTTGTTTATgcggtagtttttttttttaaataaaccgcACAAGTTAGAcgacaatgaataaaaaaacaaattattgaatcactaaaattcagacttaattttttaaccacCTCTTGGATGTTCAAGAACAAGGCAAATAGTCGTGGGTCTAgcgcacttgagggcctagctgctgtggtcaaccgtgtgacttgttccacccccgtcccgggttcgaccctctatgtgcacgcctgtcacccccgcggtgcctaacctgtccctgggcttgcaggatgtccagtgggccgtggggaatagtcgtggtgcgcgcaagctggcccggacaccctacgtgaataaaaaaaaaagaaaaaaaaacaaggcaaatAGATCATGCGTTGtttggcttttctttttctccctttAAAAGTCCGCTCTTTttaccaacaaaaaataaataaaagagaagctCATATGCCCACTCAAGGGacgttctcattctttttatttggccAAGCATTTTGGGTCGCCCGAGCTAAGTGTTTGATCTCTATTTATTGaattcattatgtttttttttcttttttttaataaaacctcattaaaataaataacttaaaaatatattaaaagtatcattttattaaatattattcaatttatatttagtttcttaagacatcatatcatttttttataaaattataaaatactcttttttttttgtcaaacccTTCataatttgtcattttttccttaaattttatttatttgcttttctacgtaggttttttttattatcacataattaaataaaaaaacaaatactataaAGTTATACTgcattattcttatatttttaaaagcatccACAACATaatcatcaaaatattattttttctttattaaaacttgcttttactattctacaatttttttactttaaaaaataaatattttgaattaaagatCTCCAAAAAGCATGTTAATAGGataaatatgtattaattaaagatatatctttttatttttattttaatctcgtCCAGAGTGTTCTtgctatttattataattgccttcaaatttcattaaatgaactacattgctaaaaaaaaatttagaaaattagattaataaaaaaaaggaaggattaacaagaaaattattttgtttctatagaattttaattattacttttcatataaaaaatattgacatgtaattaaataaaaaattgaatttatcttTATGACTTAAAGTCAGATATCTTAATCTCCATAGATCTCATGACTTtctgatttaatatttaattcatgccagcatctttttttaatatt
Protein-coding sequences here:
- the LOC133690564 gene encoding probable WRKY transcription factor 69, with product MDGSPSRKLDSNVSEHTQEIQTSKRRKVVEKTVVRVRIGKNAGKSKNEGPPSDFWSWRKYGQKPIKGSPHPRGYYRCSTSKGCSAKKQVERCRTDASVLIITYTSNHNHPGPDLHESSLNQQSKDPETPPTDHVDHPVTPKQEKPEEETEEEHGHPIVPSADENASEGNSFHYLQSPIRISQDIMISQEDPFAENPEKSHDTLGIVLDEEPISCSRLMTFSAPKSEENNDFFDELEELPHIFVFH